One genomic segment of Odocoileus virginianus isolate 20LAN1187 ecotype Illinois chromosome 33, Ovbor_1.2, whole genome shotgun sequence includes these proteins:
- the LOC110148439 gene encoding testisin-like isoform X4, with protein sequence MRPQGAAQLLALLLVRIEIAEQAFRDKDLLLPGFQNSSMLSWPCGQRVIPTRIVGGRDSALGHWPWQGSLRLWGSHFCGASLLNRRWVLSAAHCFENNQDPFDWSVQFGELSATPSIWNLQAYYNRYNVDRIFLSPFYLGAPVYDIALVKLSSSVTYTKYIQPICVVASISEFENRSDCWVTGWGDVEEELSLPYPYTLQEVQVGIINTTMCNHLFSMPDFRTDIWGDMICAGDPQGGKDSCFPLCSPLLRHPRLGSPMLVPRVTQVGPWSVKRKGCGIKLES encoded by the exons ATGCGCCCGCAGGGGGCGGCGCAGCTGCTGGCGCTGCTGCTGGTGCGAATCGAAATCGCCGAGCAGG CCTTTCGGGACAAGGACCTGCTGCTTCCAG GTTTTCAGAACTCGTCGATGCTCTCAT GGCCTTGTGGCCAACGGGTCATCCCAACACGCATAGTGGGTGGAAGGGATTCAGCGCTCGGGCACTGGCCGTGGCAGGGCAGCCTGCGTCTGTGGGGCTCCCACTTCTGCGGAGCGAGCCTGCTCAACCGCCGCTGGGTGCTCTCCGCCGCGCACTGCTTTGAAAA CAACCAAGATCCCTTTGACTGGTCGGTTCAGTTTGGGGAGCTGTCTGCCACACCATCCATTTGGAACTTGCAAGCCTACTACAACCGTTACAATGTGGATCGGATTTTCCTGAGCCCCTTCTATCTGGGAGCTCCGGTGTATGACATCGCCCTGGTGAAGCTGTCCTCCTCGGTCACCTACACTAAGTACATCCAGCCCATCTGTGTCGTGGCCTCCATCTCCGAGTTTGAGAACAGAAGTGACTGCTGGGTGACCGGCTGGGGCGACGTTGAAGAAGAGCTGA GTCTGCCATATCCCTACACCCTCCAGGAAGTGCAGGTCGGGATCATAAACACCACCATGTGTAATCACCTGTTCTCAATGCCCGATTTCCGCACTGACATCTGGGGAGACATGATTTGCGCTGGTGACCCTCAAGGTGGCAAGGATTCCTGCTTT CCTCTCTGCTCACCCCTCCTGCGCCACCCCAGGCTGGGCTCACCCATGCTGGTCCCCAGGGTGACTCAGGTGGGCCCTTGGTCTGTGAAAAGAAAGGGCTGTGGTATCAAGTTGGAGTCGTGA
- the LOC110148439 gene encoding testisin-like isoform X2: MRPQGAAQLLALLLVRIEIAEQAFRDKDLLLPGFQNSSMLSWPCGQRVIPTRIVGGRDSALGHWPWQGSLRLWGSHFCGASLLNRRWVLSAAHCFENNQDPFDWSVQFGELSATPSIWNLQAYYNRYNVDRIFLSPFYLGAPVYDIALVKLSSSVTYTKYIQPICVVASISEFENRSDCWVTGWGDVEEELSLPYPYTLQEVQVGIINTTMCNHLFSMPDFRTDIWGDMICAGDPQGGKDSCFKGLWYQVGVVSWGVGCGRPNRPGVYTNVSAHYKWIREVLAKNNTCRLDPCLLLLLLPLLWALPFLQLA; the protein is encoded by the exons ATGCGCCCGCAGGGGGCGGCGCAGCTGCTGGCGCTGCTGCTGGTGCGAATCGAAATCGCCGAGCAGG CCTTTCGGGACAAGGACCTGCTGCTTCCAG GTTTTCAGAACTCGTCGATGCTCTCAT GGCCTTGTGGCCAACGGGTCATCCCAACACGCATAGTGGGTGGAAGGGATTCAGCGCTCGGGCACTGGCCGTGGCAGGGCAGCCTGCGTCTGTGGGGCTCCCACTTCTGCGGAGCGAGCCTGCTCAACCGCCGCTGGGTGCTCTCCGCCGCGCACTGCTTTGAAAA CAACCAAGATCCCTTTGACTGGTCGGTTCAGTTTGGGGAGCTGTCTGCCACACCATCCATTTGGAACTTGCAAGCCTACTACAACCGTTACAATGTGGATCGGATTTTCCTGAGCCCCTTCTATCTGGGAGCTCCGGTGTATGACATCGCCCTGGTGAAGCTGTCCTCCTCGGTCACCTACACTAAGTACATCCAGCCCATCTGTGTCGTGGCCTCCATCTCCGAGTTTGAGAACAGAAGTGACTGCTGGGTGACCGGCTGGGGCGACGTTGAAGAAGAGCTGA GTCTGCCATATCCCTACACCCTCCAGGAAGTGCAGGTCGGGATCATAAACACCACCATGTGTAATCACCTGTTCTCAATGCCCGATTTCCGCACTGACATCTGGGGAGACATGATTTGCGCTGGTGACCCTCAAGGTGGCAAGGATTCCTGCTTT AAAGGGCTGTGGTATCAAGTTGGAGTCGTGAGCTGGGGAGTGGGCTGCGGTAGGCCCAACCGGCCGGGTGTCTACACCAATGTCAGTGCGCACTACAAGTGGATCCGAGAGGTTTTGGCCAAAAACAACACTTGCAGGCTGgacccctgcctcctgctgctgctccttcctctgctctGGGCTCTCCCATTCCTGCAGCTGGCCTGA
- the LOC110148439 gene encoding testisin-like isoform X1, with translation MRPQGAAQLLALLLVRIEIAEQAFRDKDLLLPGFQNSSMLSWPCGQRVIPTRIVGGRDSALGHWPWQGSLRLWGSHFCGASLLNRRWVLSAAHCFENNQDPFDWSVQFGELSATPSIWNLQAYYNRYNVDRIFLSPFYLGAPVYDIALVKLSSSVTYTKYIQPICVVASISEFENRSDCWVTGWGDVEEELSLPYPYTLQEVQVGIINTTMCNHLFSMPDFRTDIWGDMICAGDPQGGKDSCFGDSGGPLVCEKKGLWYQVGVVSWGVGCGRPNRPGVYTNVSAHYKWIREVLAKNNTCRLDPCLLLLLLPLLWALPFLQLA, from the exons ATGCGCCCGCAGGGGGCGGCGCAGCTGCTGGCGCTGCTGCTGGTGCGAATCGAAATCGCCGAGCAGG CCTTTCGGGACAAGGACCTGCTGCTTCCAG GTTTTCAGAACTCGTCGATGCTCTCAT GGCCTTGTGGCCAACGGGTCATCCCAACACGCATAGTGGGTGGAAGGGATTCAGCGCTCGGGCACTGGCCGTGGCAGGGCAGCCTGCGTCTGTGGGGCTCCCACTTCTGCGGAGCGAGCCTGCTCAACCGCCGCTGGGTGCTCTCCGCCGCGCACTGCTTTGAAAA CAACCAAGATCCCTTTGACTGGTCGGTTCAGTTTGGGGAGCTGTCTGCCACACCATCCATTTGGAACTTGCAAGCCTACTACAACCGTTACAATGTGGATCGGATTTTCCTGAGCCCCTTCTATCTGGGAGCTCCGGTGTATGACATCGCCCTGGTGAAGCTGTCCTCCTCGGTCACCTACACTAAGTACATCCAGCCCATCTGTGTCGTGGCCTCCATCTCCGAGTTTGAGAACAGAAGTGACTGCTGGGTGACCGGCTGGGGCGACGTTGAAGAAGAGCTGA GTCTGCCATATCCCTACACCCTCCAGGAAGTGCAGGTCGGGATCATAAACACCACCATGTGTAATCACCTGTTCTCAATGCCCGATTTCCGCACTGACATCTGGGGAGACATGATTTGCGCTGGTGACCCTCAAGGTGGCAAGGATTCCTGCTTT GGTGACTCAGGTGGGCCCTTGGTCTGTGAAAAGAAAGGGCTGTGGTATCAAGTTGGAGTCGTGAGCTGGGGAGTGGGCTGCGGTAGGCCCAACCGGCCGGGTGTCTACACCAATGTCAGTGCGCACTACAAGTGGATCCGAGAGGTTTTGGCCAAAAACAACACTTGCAGGCTGgacccctgcctcctgctgctgctccttcctctgctctGGGCTCTCCCATTCCTGCAGCTGGCCTGA
- the LOC110148439 gene encoding testisin-like isoform X3 has translation MRPQGAAQLLALLLVRIEIAEQAFRDKDLLLPGFQNSSMLSWPCGQRVIPTRIVGGRDSALGHWPWQGSLRLWGSHFCGASLLNRRWVLSAAHCFENNQDPFDWSVQFGELSATPSIWNLQAYYNRYNVDRIFLSPFYLGAPVYDIALVKLSSSVTYTKYIQPICVVASISEFENRSDCWVTGWGDVEEELSLPYPYTLQEVQVGIINTTMCNHLFSMPDFRTDIWGDMICAGDPQGGKDSCFAGPLPPAAAPSSALGSPIPAAGLSPANGPRELGPSAESGPVPFCPLC, from the exons ATGCGCCCGCAGGGGGCGGCGCAGCTGCTGGCGCTGCTGCTGGTGCGAATCGAAATCGCCGAGCAGG CCTTTCGGGACAAGGACCTGCTGCTTCCAG GTTTTCAGAACTCGTCGATGCTCTCAT GGCCTTGTGGCCAACGGGTCATCCCAACACGCATAGTGGGTGGAAGGGATTCAGCGCTCGGGCACTGGCCGTGGCAGGGCAGCCTGCGTCTGTGGGGCTCCCACTTCTGCGGAGCGAGCCTGCTCAACCGCCGCTGGGTGCTCTCCGCCGCGCACTGCTTTGAAAA CAACCAAGATCCCTTTGACTGGTCGGTTCAGTTTGGGGAGCTGTCTGCCACACCATCCATTTGGAACTTGCAAGCCTACTACAACCGTTACAATGTGGATCGGATTTTCCTGAGCCCCTTCTATCTGGGAGCTCCGGTGTATGACATCGCCCTGGTGAAGCTGTCCTCCTCGGTCACCTACACTAAGTACATCCAGCCCATCTGTGTCGTGGCCTCCATCTCCGAGTTTGAGAACAGAAGTGACTGCTGGGTGACCGGCTGGGGCGACGTTGAAGAAGAGCTGA GTCTGCCATATCCCTACACCCTCCAGGAAGTGCAGGTCGGGATCATAAACACCACCATGTGTAATCACCTGTTCTCAATGCCCGATTTCCGCACTGACATCTGGGGAGACATGATTTGCGCTGGTGACCCTCAAGGTGGCAAGGATTCCTGCTTT GCTGgacccctgcctcctgctgctgctccttcctctgctctGGGCTCTCCCATTCCTGCAGCTGGCCTGAGCCCAGCCAACGGCCCGCGAGAGTTGGGGCCATCTGCTGAGTCAGGCCCAGTCCCCTTCTGTCCCCTTTGTTAA